Proteins encoded by one window of Pseudomonas sp. LS44:
- a CDS encoding protocatechuate 3,4-dioxygenase gives MPLDRDNDLVQVDGQSALGTLVELHGRILDARGEPLKQALVEIWQVDADGIYLHSRSGSRQRRDAGFQGYGRFETASSGEYRFRTIRPVAYSSRTPHIHVAVTLPGQPRFTTQCYIRGEPRNADDFVLNGVADARARELLQVDFLPGANGEQLARFDIVLGLTPSDNAPS, from the coding sequence TTGCCGCTGGATCGCGACAACGACCTGGTGCAGGTTGACGGCCAGTCGGCGCTGGGCACGCTGGTCGAGCTGCACGGACGGATTCTCGACGCTCGCGGCGAGCCGCTGAAGCAGGCGCTGGTGGAGATCTGGCAGGTCGACGCCGACGGCATCTACCTACACAGCCGGAGTGGCAGCCGGCAGCGCCGCGATGCCGGCTTCCAGGGCTATGGCCGTTTCGAGACCGCCAGCAGCGGCGAATACCGCTTTCGCACCATTCGCCCAGTGGCCTATTCGTCGCGCACCCCGCATATCCATGTGGCGGTGACGTTGCCCGGCCAGCCGCGCTTCACCACTCAGTGCTATATCCGTGGCGAGCCGCGCAACGCCGACGACTTCGTGCTCAATGGCGTTGCCGATGCACGGGCGCGCGAGTTGCTGCAGGTGGATTTCCTGCCGGGGGCGAACGGTGAGCAGCTGGCGCGCTTCGATATCGTCCTGGGGCTGACACCGAGTGACAATGCGCCATCGTAG